The Amycolatopsis umgeniensis DNA segment GCAGCGATGGGGATGTCGCAGCGGCAGATCGCTCAGGACAACAACACGAACCAGGCGACAGTGAGCCGGATCCTCGCTCGGCGAGCCCGTGCGAGCGATCCGACTACCTGACAAGCGGCCCGTTCTTGAAGGGTGTGTGGAAATAGGGACACTCAACGTCCCTATTTCCACACACCCTCTTCCGGAAGTGCTGTCACGCCCGCCAGACGGTGCCCCGCCGCTCGTACTCCAGCACCACTTCGGCCCGCTGCGCGGCTCGAGCGCCCAGGAACCGCTCCACGAGCCAGAGCGAAACCTCGAGCCCCGCGGTGATCCCGCCGCCGGTGATCAGGTCGCCGTCGTCGACGACACGTGCGTCGATCACCTTCGCGCCCTGCGCGGCCAGATCCGCCTTCGCGCCGTTGTGCGTCGTCGCGTTGCGGCCCTTCGTCAGGCCCGCCGCGGACAGCACCATCGACCCGGTGCAGATGCCGACGGGCAGCGCCCGTGAAGCCCTCAAGCGGCGCAGGAAACCCTGATCCGCGTTGAGCCGGTGCACACCCGGGCCGTTCCGGTCGGTGTAACCGCCGCCCGGCACCACGAGCACGTCGGCCTCGCCGGGCGACCAGGCGCGGGGGACGTCGACGGTCGTGCCGTAGGTGCAGCGCACCGGACCCGGCCGGACGGCCACGAGCGAAGAGACCACGGCGCCGCCGGTGAGTTTCCCGGCCAGTCCCAGGACTTCGACGGGCGCGACGAAGTCCTGTTCCTCCACGCCGTCGAACATCAGGATCTGCACCCGCAGCGGGGCGGCGGCGGACGCGGCGGGTGCGGTGACGCCCGCCAGACCGGCGGAC contains these protein-coding regions:
- a CDS encoding DJ-1/PfpI family protein, coding for MSAGLAGVTAPAASAAAPLRVQILMFDGVEEQDFVAPVEVLGLAGKLTGGAVVSSLVAVRPGPVRCTYGTTVDVPRAWSPGEADVLVVPGGGYTDRNGPGVHRLNADQGFLRRLRASRALPVGICTGSMVLSAAGLTKGRNATTHNGAKADLAAQGAKVIDARVVDDGDLITGGGITAGLEVSLWLVERFLGARAAQRAEVVLEYERRGTVWRA